The proteins below come from a single Labilithrix sp. genomic window:
- a CDS encoding HlyD family efflux transporter periplasmic adaptor subunit: protein MSNVISRAKEATPSVVRTLDAPSRAPKRTSRRWLRRGLWGAAGVAAAAALGWSFVPKPVPVDTVRVARGDLVVTVEELARTRVRDRYVVAAPLAGNLVRIELRPGDQVTAGSVLARITPLESPLLDPRTRVEAASRAAAAAAGERQAKAAVGRAEAAASHATDDLARTRRLFEGGSIAEEAVTRATLEMRLRSEELASARFAAQMAAHEEAMARAALARVSSAGASEGFDVPAPATGKILRVLMESAGPVQPGTALVEIGEPAALEIVTEVLSADAVRIRPGAAVIVERWGGPDLRAEVRRVEPAGTTRLSALGVEEQRVPIVIDLDEPRERWSTLGDGFRVETRIVIEEKRGVHHVPLGSVFRHDGGWAVWVVEGDRARRVKVTLGARGEANVEIAEGIADGAVVVVHPSERVREGVRVTTP, encoded by the coding sequence ATGTCGAACGTCATCTCGAGGGCCAAGGAAGCGACGCCGAGCGTGGTGCGTACCCTCGACGCGCCGAGCCGTGCACCCAAGCGCACGTCGCGCCGCTGGCTCCGCCGCGGCCTCTGGGGCGCCGCCGGCGTCGCGGCCGCGGCCGCCCTCGGCTGGTCGTTCGTGCCGAAGCCGGTCCCGGTCGACACCGTCCGCGTCGCCCGCGGCGACCTCGTGGTCACGGTCGAGGAGCTCGCGCGCACGCGCGTCCGCGATCGCTACGTCGTCGCCGCGCCGCTCGCGGGGAACCTCGTCCGCATCGAGCTCCGCCCCGGCGACCAGGTGACGGCGGGCTCCGTCCTCGCGCGCATCACCCCGCTCGAGTCGCCGCTCCTCGATCCGCGCACGCGCGTGGAGGCCGCTTCGCGCGCCGCCGCCGCCGCCGCGGGGGAGCGCCAGGCGAAGGCGGCCGTCGGACGCGCCGAGGCGGCGGCGAGCCACGCCACCGACGACCTCGCGCGGACGCGCCGCCTCTTCGAGGGCGGCAGCATCGCGGAGGAGGCGGTGACGCGCGCGACGCTGGAGATGCGCTTGCGATCGGAGGAGCTCGCGTCGGCGCGGTTCGCCGCGCAGATGGCGGCGCACGAGGAGGCGATGGCGCGCGCCGCCCTCGCGCGCGTCTCTTCCGCCGGCGCGAGCGAGGGCTTCGACGTCCCGGCTCCGGCGACGGGGAAGATCCTCCGCGTCCTCATGGAGAGCGCGGGGCCGGTCCAGCCGGGGACGGCGCTCGTCGAGATCGGCGAGCCCGCCGCGCTCGAGATCGTGACCGAGGTGCTCAGCGCGGACGCGGTGCGCATCCGCCCCGGCGCGGCCGTGATCGTCGAGCGCTGGGGCGGCCCCGACCTCCGCGCGGAGGTCCGGCGCGTCGAACCGGCCGGGACGACGCGGCTCTCCGCGCTCGGGGTCGAGGAGCAGCGCGTCCCGATCGTGATCGACCTCGACGAGCCGCGCGAGCGGTGGAGCACGCTCGGCGACGGCTTCCGCGTCGAGACGCGGATCGTGATCGAGGAGAAGCGCGGGGTCCACCACGTCCCGCTCGGCTCGGTCTTCCGGCACGACGGCGGCTGGGCGGTGTGGGTCGTCGAGGGCGACCGAGCGCGCCGGGTGAAGGTGACGCTCGGGGCGCGCGGCGAGGCGAACGTCGAGATCGCGGAGGGCATCGCGGACGGCGCGGTCGTGGTCGTCCATCCGAGCGAGCGCGTCCGCGAGGGCGTGCGCGTGACGACGCCGTAG
- a CDS encoding HAMP domain-containing histidine kinase, with the protein MQERGIVTLGRFARIVSDASGKHDVLALLADALAEHVACDAVAVYSLAADGKLRLAAARGEGAAAEIEVDLEDVGELAERVLRACGDDYTGHVQRPLVAGAALYGAVVLLRKRGGEPKLELADGLVDLAAMALGTAAHVEQLERQFAELRAQQEMLARTEKLRALGQMAAGISHDLKNILNPLSLHLQVIAMAMDRGKTDDAKSSIAEMKGTLQRGVQTIERLRDFSRQQKETKGELVDLDALAREAAAIGKARAASGSGRVPRIREELSAPRQVWAIGGEIVSALVNLVVNAIDAMAGAEKAGTITLRSGEDEGGSWIEVSDDGPGMPAEVAKRVFEPFFTTKGQEGTGLGLAMVYATMQRHGGSVTLDTAPDRGTTFRLRLPAASPLSGR; encoded by the coding sequence GTGCAAGAGAGGGGCATCGTCACTCTCGGGCGATTCGCGCGAATCGTCTCCGACGCGTCCGGCAAGCACGACGTGCTGGCGCTCCTCGCCGACGCGCTCGCGGAGCACGTCGCGTGCGACGCGGTCGCGGTCTATTCGCTCGCCGCCGACGGCAAGCTGCGCCTCGCGGCGGCGCGCGGGGAGGGCGCCGCGGCCGAGATCGAGGTCGACCTCGAGGACGTCGGCGAGCTCGCGGAGCGCGTGCTCCGCGCGTGCGGCGACGACTACACCGGTCACGTCCAGCGCCCCCTCGTCGCCGGCGCCGCGCTCTACGGCGCGGTCGTGCTCCTCCGCAAGAGAGGTGGTGAGCCGAAGCTCGAGCTCGCGGACGGCCTCGTCGACCTCGCCGCGATGGCGCTCGGCACCGCCGCCCACGTCGAGCAGCTCGAGCGCCAGTTCGCCGAGCTCCGCGCGCAGCAGGAGATGCTCGCCCGCACCGAGAAGCTCCGCGCGCTGGGCCAGATGGCGGCCGGCATCTCGCACGACCTCAAGAACATCCTGAACCCCCTCTCGCTCCACCTCCAGGTCATCGCGATGGCGATGGACCGCGGGAAGACCGACGACGCGAAGTCGAGCATCGCCGAGATGAAGGGGACGCTCCAGCGCGGCGTCCAGACGATCGAGCGGCTCCGCGACTTCAGCCGCCAGCAGAAGGAGACGAAGGGCGAGCTCGTCGACCTCGACGCCCTCGCGCGCGAGGCCGCCGCGATCGGAAAGGCGCGCGCCGCGTCCGGCTCCGGGCGCGTCCCCCGCATCCGCGAAGAGCTCAGCGCGCCGCGGCAGGTCTGGGCGATCGGCGGCGAGATCGTGAGCGCGCTCGTGAACCTCGTCGTGAACGCGATCGACGCGATGGCGGGGGCGGAGAAGGCGGGGACGATCACGCTCCGGAGCGGCGAGGACGAGGGCGGCTCGTGGATCGAGGTCTCCGACGACGGACCGGGGATGCCGGCCGAGGTCGCGAAGCGCGTGTTCGAGCCCTTCTTCACGACGAAGGGTCAGGAGGGCACCGGCCTCGGGCTCGCGATGGTCTACGCGACGATGCAGCGCCACGGCGGGAGCGTGACGCTCGACACCGCGCCCGATCGCGGGACGACCTTCCGCCTCCGCCTGCCCGCGGCAAGCCCGCTGTCCGGTCGCTGA
- a CDS encoding dephospho-CoA kinase, protein MLAALREDVWDTRRRMVDDLRLELEQDARAAEDPREVRVVETHLSWVLLGRDAYKIKKPVTLPFVDFASFEARERACHNEVRVNRRLAPRTYHGVIPVRRRRDGRFTLAAGGGPVVEWAVRMKRLDEATRADVLLQDGRLEGPTVDALARMIARFHAGSPTGPRIVRCGEAGFVERHVEENFVALRETASALLAPEGLAEVEAWQLAFVRKSSGVFTERMKAGAIRDGHGDLRLEHVFVRGGDFDVIDAIEFDDRYRWGDVSADVAFLAMDLARLGRVDLAERFVATYAEEAGDYDLYRVLDFYESYRACVRAKIHAAAATSAELTDPVREAAAAEARRCLVLAQAAHRRTALDPVVVVVAGGIASGKTTLAARLAEHLSAPVVEADRTRKQMLGIAATEHATAGAWQGAYDPSFSVKVYAEMNRRAQAVLGSGRPVILDGSFRTAEARALARELAIAHGVPFRLVECRVPADVARARVAARDAATSTSDATPDIVDAFAAAFEPIRELSPGEHIVVDTSGSLDAPLARVLGEIEAWPRGLVA, encoded by the coding sequence ATGTTGGCCGCTCTTCGCGAAGACGTATGGGACACCCGCCGGCGGATGGTCGACGACCTCCGCCTCGAGCTCGAGCAGGACGCAAGAGCTGCGGAGGATCCGCGGGAAGTGCGCGTCGTCGAGACGCACCTCTCGTGGGTGCTCCTCGGCCGGGACGCGTACAAGATCAAGAAGCCGGTGACGCTGCCGTTCGTGGACTTCGCCTCGTTCGAAGCGCGCGAGCGCGCGTGTCACAACGAGGTCCGCGTCAACCGCCGGCTCGCGCCGCGGACGTACCACGGCGTCATCCCCGTCCGCCGCCGGCGCGACGGCCGCTTCACGCTCGCGGCGGGCGGCGGCCCCGTCGTCGAGTGGGCGGTCCGCATGAAGCGCCTCGACGAGGCGACGCGCGCGGACGTGCTCCTCCAGGACGGGCGGCTCGAGGGGCCGACCGTCGACGCGCTCGCGCGCATGATCGCGAGGTTCCACGCCGGCTCCCCGACCGGGCCGCGCATCGTCCGCTGCGGCGAGGCGGGCTTCGTCGAGCGCCACGTCGAGGAGAACTTCGTCGCGCTCCGCGAGACCGCGAGCGCGCTCCTCGCGCCGGAGGGCCTCGCGGAGGTGGAGGCCTGGCAGCTCGCGTTCGTCCGCAAGAGCAGCGGCGTCTTCACCGAGCGGATGAAGGCGGGCGCGATCCGCGACGGCCACGGAGACCTGCGCCTCGAGCACGTGTTCGTGCGCGGCGGCGACTTCGACGTGATCGACGCGATCGAGTTCGACGATCGCTACCGCTGGGGAGACGTCTCTGCCGACGTGGCGTTCCTCGCGATGGACCTCGCCCGCCTCGGGCGCGTCGACCTCGCCGAGCGCTTCGTCGCGACGTACGCAGAGGAGGCCGGCGACTACGACCTCTACCGCGTGCTCGACTTCTACGAGAGCTACCGCGCCTGCGTGCGCGCGAAGATCCACGCCGCCGCCGCGACGAGCGCGGAGCTCACCGATCCGGTGCGCGAGGCCGCGGCGGCGGAGGCGCGGCGGTGCCTCGTCCTCGCGCAGGCCGCGCACCGCCGCACCGCGCTCGACCCCGTCGTCGTCGTCGTCGCGGGCGGGATCGCGAGCGGGAAGACCACGCTCGCGGCGCGGCTCGCCGAGCACCTGAGCGCGCCCGTCGTCGAGGCCGACCGCACGCGCAAGCAGATGCTCGGGATCGCGGCGACGGAGCACGCCACCGCCGGCGCGTGGCAGGGCGCCTACGACCCGAGCTTCAGCGTGAAGGTCTACGCCGAGATGAACCGTCGCGCGCAGGCGGTGCTCGGCTCGGGCCGCCCCGTCATCCTCGACGGCAGCTTCCGCACCGCGGAGGCGCGCGCGCTCGCCCGCGAGCTCGCGATCGCGCACGGCGTTCCGTTCCGGCTCGTGGAGTGCCGCGTCCCGGCCGACGTCGCGCGGGCGCGGGTGGCGGCGCGGGACGCCGCCACGAGCACGTCGGACGCGACGCCCGACATCGTCGACGCGTTCGCGGCCGCGTTCGAGCCGATCCGGGAGCTCTCGCCCGGGGAGCACATCGTCGTCGACACGAGCGGCTCACTCGACGCGCCACTCGCGCGCGTCCTCGGCGAGATCGAGGCGTGGCCGCGCGGCCTCGTCGCCTGA
- a CDS encoding PAS domain-containing protein translates to MSLSTTEPEPIHAELMRYVRFSEDDARRLAAVRPHVAPAFVRLAQEFYERLREHEGAHAVFSGEDQIARLQRSLVAWLEGVFGGVYDDAYFARIERIGQAHVRVGLPQRYVVAAMAVLRSSLTALIDRHADAAATRDALCRLLDVELALMLDSHHEHVLARVDRAAQLPAGDGDQLHVLERAPVLVVGLATDGTITLVNGATEQATGWARDELLGRSFVDLLVAEDRRAEIAPKLAAGALVDVPLRTRAGKRRVVRFRMSTASRDRGGLVGFGADVTEEDERREQENRRLRLAAAGTLVAGLAHEIRNPLNGASLHLAFLERALTKSGTAEAVDAVRTVGGELRRLAALVTDFLEFARPKALAFAPVEARRVCERAIQERAADAAAAGVALATDFPTNEVVLDADGPRLEQVIGHLLDNAIEALRASGGRVTVRLRREPRHAWIEVEDDGPGLGDANAPIFDAFYSTKPDGTGLGLAIVHRIVSEHEGAVDVDSRPGSTRFRLKLPLTRQGTQQ, encoded by the coding sequence TTGAGCCTCAGCACGACCGAGCCCGAGCCGATCCACGCGGAGCTGATGCGGTACGTCCGCTTCAGCGAGGACGACGCGCGTCGTCTCGCCGCCGTCCGGCCGCACGTCGCGCCCGCCTTCGTCCGCCTCGCGCAGGAGTTCTACGAGCGGCTGCGCGAGCACGAGGGCGCGCACGCGGTGTTCTCCGGCGAGGACCAGATCGCGCGCCTCCAGCGCTCGCTCGTCGCCTGGCTCGAGGGCGTCTTCGGCGGCGTCTACGACGACGCCTACTTCGCGCGCATCGAGCGGATCGGCCAGGCCCACGTGCGGGTCGGCCTCCCGCAGCGCTACGTCGTCGCGGCGATGGCGGTCCTCCGCTCGTCGCTCACCGCGCTGATCGATCGTCACGCCGACGCGGCCGCGACGCGGGACGCGCTGTGCCGGCTCCTCGACGTCGAGCTCGCGCTGATGCTCGACAGCCATCACGAGCACGTCCTCGCCCGCGTCGATCGCGCCGCGCAGCTTCCAGCCGGCGACGGCGATCAGCTCCACGTGCTCGAGCGCGCGCCCGTCCTCGTCGTCGGCCTCGCGACCGACGGCACGATCACGCTCGTGAACGGCGCCACCGAGCAGGCGACCGGGTGGGCGCGCGACGAGCTGCTCGGTCGCTCCTTCGTCGACCTCCTCGTCGCCGAGGACCGCCGCGCCGAGATCGCGCCGAAGCTCGCGGCGGGCGCGCTCGTCGACGTCCCGCTCCGCACGCGGGCAGGGAAGCGGCGCGTGGTGCGCTTCCGCATGTCCACCGCGTCACGCGATCGCGGCGGGCTCGTCGGCTTCGGCGCCGACGTAACAGAGGAGGATGAGCGCCGGGAGCAGGAGAACCGCCGGCTGCGCCTCGCTGCCGCAGGGACGCTCGTGGCGGGCCTCGCGCACGAGATCCGGAACCCGCTCAACGGCGCGAGCCTTCACCTCGCGTTCCTCGAGCGCGCGCTGACGAAGTCAGGCACGGCGGAGGCGGTCGACGCCGTGCGCACCGTGGGCGGTGAGCTGCGCCGCCTCGCCGCGCTCGTCACCGATTTCCTCGAGTTCGCGCGGCCGAAGGCGCTCGCCTTCGCGCCGGTGGAAGCCCGCCGCGTGTGCGAGCGCGCGATCCAGGAGCGAGCGGCGGACGCGGCCGCCGCCGGCGTCGCGCTCGCGACCGATTTCCCCACGAACGAGGTCGTCCTCGATGCTGACGGGCCGCGGCTCGAGCAGGTGATCGGCCACCTCCTCGACAACGCGATCGAGGCGCTTCGCGCGAGCGGCGGCCGGGTGACCGTGCGGCTGCGGCGCGAGCCGCGGCACGCGTGGATCGAGGTCGAGGACGACGGTCCCGGCCTCGGCGACGCGAACGCCCCGATTTTCGACGCTTTTTACTCGACCAAGCCGGACGGTACCGGGCTCGGCCTCGCCATCGTCCACCGGATCGTGTCGGAGCACGAAGGCGCGGTCGATGTCGACAGCCGTCCCGGATCGACCCGGTTTCGGCTAAAGCTTCCGCTCACCCGCCAAGGAACGCAGCAATGA
- a CDS encoding ABC transporter permease, with protein MKALERKLLGDLRRIWAQAATIALVLACGVASFVAMRGAYASILRERDAFYAEQRFGDVFASVERAPSSLVPRLELVEGVARVHTRIVKDVLLPMEGAVMPSVGRIVSLPSHGEPPIAAPRLRAGRWIEPGRDDEVMLLESFAIAHELTPGTTLDAVIGGTKRQLRVVGVAMSPEYVFAVGPGGMMSDPKRFGVLWMDERAVAAAFRMDASFNDVTLALQPGANETAVVAGVREVLRPYGVFAAHGRARQVSNHVLDGELEQLSSYAVVAPAIFLGVAAFLINVVLVRTLSLQRAQIATLKALGYTDREIAAHYLELVLAMLLGGALLGVALGELLGRGMISLYRPFFRFPALAFRLDVQTAALASAISVAVGAAGAFLAIRSAVRIPPAEAMLPEAPARYRRPWLEALGLARLFGPPSRMVLRELVRRPLRAALSVVAIALATATVVSGRFGEDAVSLLFDTLFDRAQHDDLEVTFDRPLPASVRGEIAALPGVIVAEGRRVVPVRVRAGHLHRDVALVAHGSSAEAPSLRALPRWPMEPFEPPLAGVVVNDKLAEILAIAPGDAVELELLEGDRRVVRAVVAARIDEMFGLNVHASRETVRRLAGEEGNVSSVLLTVDPPEEDRLLQRLAELPHVVSIARRKDVVTQFHDQADHMAVTTTILTLMGATIAFGVVYNQARIALSTRSRDLASLRVLGFTRAEVSAMLLGELGVYVVLGVPLGWRAGQVLVGAIAATADPESYRMPVHVSLATYAFATLITVAAAAASALVVRRRVDQLDLVSVLKARE; from the coding sequence GTGAAGGCGCTCGAGCGCAAGCTCCTCGGCGACCTCCGCCGGATCTGGGCGCAGGCGGCGACGATCGCGCTCGTCCTCGCGTGCGGCGTCGCGTCGTTCGTCGCGATGCGCGGCGCGTACGCGAGCATCCTGCGCGAGCGGGACGCGTTCTACGCGGAGCAGCGGTTCGGCGACGTGTTCGCGTCGGTCGAGCGCGCGCCGTCGTCGCTCGTCCCGCGCCTCGAGCTCGTCGAGGGCGTCGCGCGCGTGCACACCCGGATCGTGAAGGACGTCCTCCTCCCGATGGAGGGCGCGGTGATGCCCTCGGTCGGGCGGATCGTGAGCCTGCCTTCGCACGGCGAGCCGCCGATCGCCGCGCCGCGCCTCCGCGCCGGACGCTGGATCGAGCCCGGGCGCGACGACGAGGTCATGCTCCTCGAGTCGTTCGCGATCGCGCATGAGCTCACGCCGGGCACGACGCTCGACGCCGTGATCGGCGGGACGAAGCGGCAGCTCCGCGTCGTCGGCGTCGCGATGTCGCCGGAGTACGTCTTCGCGGTCGGGCCGGGCGGGATGATGAGCGATCCGAAGCGCTTCGGCGTCCTCTGGATGGACGAGCGCGCGGTGGCGGCCGCCTTCCGGATGGACGCGAGCTTCAACGACGTCACCCTCGCGCTCCAGCCCGGCGCGAACGAGACCGCGGTCGTCGCCGGCGTCCGCGAGGTGCTGCGCCCGTACGGCGTCTTCGCCGCGCACGGCCGCGCGCGCCAGGTCTCGAACCACGTGCTCGACGGCGAGCTCGAGCAGCTCTCGTCGTACGCCGTCGTCGCGCCCGCGATCTTCCTCGGCGTCGCGGCGTTCCTGATCAACGTCGTGCTCGTCCGGACGTTGTCGCTCCAGCGCGCGCAGATCGCGACGCTGAAGGCGCTCGGGTACACCGACCGCGAGATCGCGGCGCACTACCTGGAGCTCGTCCTCGCGATGCTGCTCGGCGGTGCGCTCCTCGGCGTCGCGCTCGGCGAGCTCCTCGGGCGCGGGATGATCTCGCTCTATCGCCCGTTCTTCCGCTTCCCCGCGCTCGCGTTCCGTCTCGACGTGCAGACCGCCGCGCTCGCGAGCGCGATCAGCGTCGCGGTCGGCGCCGCGGGGGCCTTCCTCGCGATCCGGAGCGCGGTCCGCATCCCGCCCGCGGAGGCGATGCTGCCGGAGGCGCCCGCGCGCTACCGCCGCCCCTGGCTCGAGGCGCTCGGCCTCGCGCGGCTCTTCGGTCCGCCCTCGCGGATGGTCCTCCGCGAGCTCGTCCGGCGCCCGCTTCGCGCCGCGCTCTCCGTCGTCGCGATCGCGCTCGCGACCGCGACTGTGGTCTCCGGCCGCTTCGGCGAAGACGCGGTGAGCCTCCTCTTCGACACGTTGTTCGATCGCGCGCAGCACGACGACCTCGAGGTCACGTTCGACCGCCCGCTCCCCGCGAGCGTGCGCGGCGAGATCGCGGCGCTGCCGGGCGTGATCGTCGCGGAGGGCCGGCGCGTGGTGCCGGTCCGCGTCCGCGCCGGACACCTCCATCGCGACGTCGCGCTCGTCGCGCACGGATCGAGCGCGGAGGCGCCTTCGCTCCGCGCCCTGCCGCGCTGGCCGATGGAGCCCTTCGAGCCGCCGCTCGCCGGCGTGGTGGTGAACGACAAGCTCGCCGAGATCCTCGCGATCGCGCCCGGCGACGCGGTGGAGCTCGAGCTGCTCGAGGGCGATCGCCGCGTCGTGCGCGCGGTCGTCGCGGCGCGCATCGACGAGATGTTCGGCCTCAACGTCCACGCGTCGCGAGAGACCGTGCGCCGCCTCGCCGGCGAGGAGGGCAACGTGTCCTCCGTCCTCCTCACCGTCGACCCTCCAGAGGAGGACCGGCTCCTCCAGCGCCTCGCCGAGCTCCCGCACGTCGTGTCGATCGCGCGGCGGAAGGACGTCGTCACCCAGTTCCACGATCAGGCGGACCACATGGCGGTGACGACGACGATCCTCACCCTGATGGGCGCCACGATCGCGTTCGGCGTCGTCTACAACCAGGCGCGGATCGCGCTCTCGACGCGGTCGCGCGACCTCGCGTCGCTGCGCGTGCTCGGCTTCACGCGCGCGGAGGTCTCCGCGATGCTCCTCGGCGAGCTCGGGGTGTACGTCGTCCTCGGGGTCCCGCTCGGCTGGCGCGCGGGCCAGGTGCTCGTCGGCGCGATCGCGGCGACGGCCGATCCCGAGAGCTACCGGATGCCGGTCCACGTCTCGCTCGCGACGTACGCGTTCGCGACGCTCATCACCGTGGCGGCAGCGGCCGCGAGCGCGCTCGTCGTGCGGCGAAGGGTCGACCAGCTGGATCTCGTGTCCGTCTTGAAGGCGAGGGAATGA
- a CDS encoding STAS domain-containing protein, translating to MSSHRKYMAVLQLDEAEVASRRAFFKLTDADLARLASLRPFAEKVTKGIVEEFYALLLGHPETKAFFGDEATIRRVKSTQSDYFLGLFEGRCDLAYVEDRLRVGAAHERIGLAPKWYLGAYRQYLDLIRAALRRELGGSQSEVDEAFGSVQRIVFFDMSLAIDTYIAANLEALGRHQAAIRELSTPVIRVYERVLLLPLVGAIDSHRAHQVMESVLLHIVEAQAKCIIIDIAGVPVVDTRVADHLLKTTAAVRLLGAQTILTGITAQVARTMVQLGVDISAMHTVSRLSDGIELALGIVGKRITEQA from the coding sequence GTGTCCTCTCACCGCAAGTACATGGCCGTGCTCCAGCTCGATGAAGCCGAGGTCGCGAGCCGGCGCGCCTTCTTCAAGCTCACCGACGCGGACCTGGCGCGCCTCGCGTCGCTGCGGCCCTTCGCCGAGAAGGTCACGAAAGGGATCGTGGAGGAGTTTTACGCGCTCCTCCTCGGCCACCCGGAGACGAAGGCGTTCTTCGGCGACGAGGCCACGATCCGCCGCGTGAAGAGCACCCAGAGCGACTACTTCCTCGGGCTGTTCGAGGGCCGCTGCGACCTCGCCTACGTCGAGGACCGCCTCCGCGTCGGCGCCGCGCACGAGCGCATCGGCCTCGCGCCGAAGTGGTACCTCGGCGCGTACCGGCAGTACCTCGATCTCATCCGCGCCGCGCTCCGGCGCGAGCTCGGCGGCTCGCAGAGCGAGGTGGACGAGGCGTTCGGCAGCGTGCAGCGGATCGTCTTCTTCGACATGTCGCTCGCGATCGACACGTACATCGCGGCGAACCTCGAGGCGCTCGGGCGCCACCAGGCCGCGATCCGCGAGCTGTCGACGCCGGTCATCCGCGTCTACGAGCGCGTGCTGCTCCTGCCGCTCGTCGGCGCGATCGACAGCCATCGCGCGCACCAGGTGATGGAGAGCGTGCTCCTCCACATCGTCGAGGCGCAGGCGAAGTGCATCATCATCGACATCGCCGGCGTCCCCGTCGTCGACACTCGCGTCGCCGACCACCTCCTCAAGACGACGGCGGCGGTCCGGCTCCTCGGCGCGCAGACGATCCTGACCGGGATCACGGCTCAGGTCGCGCGCACGATGGTGCAGCTCGGCGTCGACATCTCGGCGATGCACACCGTCAGCCGCCTCAGCGACGGGATCGAGCTCGCGCTCGGCATCGTCGGGAAGCGCATCACGGAGCAGGCCTGA
- a CDS encoding universal stress protein, translating to MSQPNTLRTVIVAAVEPSAASDQVIHTASSLAGIVPGAELHLVYVVDPGPPPHAMALSITDLVSDGRVYLDRAVERALAVTAAKVVGHLGIGAPAERILQIATDIDADLVVVGTHEKKGLGRMLGSVSNKVLLNARCPVLVARVKETEPAGPEIEPPCPDCVNVQFATRGEKLWCERHATRHVHGRVHYALAKGYGAGAMFLRPSA from the coding sequence ATGTCCCAGCCCAACACGCTTCGCACCGTCATCGTCGCCGCCGTCGAGCCGAGCGCGGCGAGCGATCAGGTCATCCACACCGCGAGCTCGCTCGCAGGCATCGTCCCCGGCGCGGAGCTGCACCTCGTCTACGTCGTCGATCCGGGGCCGCCGCCGCACGCGATGGCGCTCTCGATCACCGACCTCGTCTCCGACGGCCGCGTCTACCTCGATCGCGCGGTCGAGCGCGCGCTCGCGGTGACGGCGGCGAAGGTGGTGGGCCACCTCGGGATCGGGGCGCCGGCGGAGCGCATCCTCCAGATCGCGACCGACATCGACGCGGACCTCGTCGTCGTGGGCACGCACGAGAAGAAGGGGCTCGGGCGCATGCTCGGCTCCGTCTCGAACAAGGTCCTCCTGAACGCGCGCTGCCCCGTCCTCGTCGCGCGCGTGAAGGAGACCGAGCCGGCGGGGCCGGAGATCGAGCCGCCCTGCCCCGACTGCGTGAACGTGCAGTTCGCGACGCGGGGCGAGAAGCTGTGGTGCGAGCGCCACGCGACGCGGCACGTCCACGGCCGCGTGCACTACGCCCTCGCGAAGGGCTACGGCGCGGGCGCGATGTTCCTCCGGCCCAGCGCGTGA
- a CDS encoding sigma-54-dependent Fis family transcriptional regulator, with product MTIKGRILVVDDEPAARTGLEKLLKTSDYEVTTAEDGVQALEIAGSFAPDVVVTDLKMPNMDGMTLLGKLREQDKDLPVIVTTAFGELDNAVAAMRKGAADFITKPIDFDVLSLAIDRAIERRAIQVESENLKRQLRDRDGDGLQGLLGTSPVMQKVYRVARQVAGSKATVLITGESGTGKGELAKAIHALSPRAKMPFVSLHCAAIPETLLEAELFGHEKGAFTGADKRRVGRFEQAIGGTLFLDEIGEIPALMQVKLLKVLQEKTIERIGSGQTMPVDVRVLAATNKDLATEVREGRFREDLFYRLNVVAVEMPPLRLRGGDVVSLAEHFLRRFSRENHKNIDGFTNAARSKILSHRWPGNVRELENAVERAVVMTEGPFVDADDLPFTAAQASTGTVRIPGSTMADIERHAILSTLEAVQGSTARAAEVLDISIRTIQYRLSEYGVSARELRK from the coding sequence ATGACGATCAAGGGACGCATCCTCGTCGTGGACGACGAGCCCGCCGCGCGCACCGGCCTCGAGAAGCTCCTCAAGACGTCCGACTACGAGGTCACGACCGCGGAGGACGGCGTCCAGGCGCTCGAGATCGCCGGCTCGTTCGCGCCCGACGTCGTCGTCACCGATCTCAAGATGCCGAACATGGACGGCATGACGCTCCTCGGGAAGCTCCGCGAGCAGGACAAGGACCTCCCTGTCATCGTCACGACCGCGTTCGGCGAGCTCGACAACGCGGTGGCGGCGATGCGAAAGGGGGCGGCCGACTTCATCACGAAGCCGATCGACTTCGACGTGCTCTCGCTCGCGATCGATCGCGCGATCGAGCGCCGGGCGATCCAGGTCGAGTCGGAGAACCTGAAGCGGCAGCTCCGCGACCGCGACGGCGACGGGCTGCAGGGGCTCCTCGGCACGAGCCCGGTGATGCAGAAGGTGTATCGCGTCGCGCGGCAGGTCGCGGGGTCGAAGGCGACGGTGCTGATCACGGGCGAGAGCGGCACCGGCAAGGGCGAGCTCGCGAAGGCGATCCACGCGCTCTCGCCGCGCGCGAAGATGCCGTTCGTCTCGCTCCACTGCGCGGCGATCCCGGAGACGCTCCTCGAGGCGGAGCTGTTCGGCCACGAGAAGGGCGCGTTCACCGGCGCCGACAAACGTCGCGTCGGCCGCTTCGAGCAGGCGATCGGCGGGACCTTGTTCCTCGACGAGATCGGCGAGATCCCCGCGCTCATGCAGGTGAAGCTCCTGAAGGTCCTCCAGGAGAAGACGATCGAGCGCATCGGCAGCGGCCAGACCATGCCGGTCGACGTGCGCGTCCTCGCCGCGACGAACAAGGACCTCGCGACCGAGGTGCGGGAAGGGCGCTTCCGCGAGGACCTCTTCTACCGCCTCAACGTCGTCGCGGTGGAGATGCCGCCGCTCCGGCTCCGCGGCGGCGACGTCGTCTCGCTCGCCGAGCACTTCCTCCGCCGCTTCTCGCGCGAGAACCACAAGAACATCGACGGCTTCACGAACGCCGCGCGCTCGAAGATCCTCTCCCATCGCTGGCCCGGCAACGTGCGCGAGCTCGAGAACGCGGTCGAGCGCGCCGTCGTCATGACGGAGGGCCCCTTCGTCGACGCGGACGACCTCCCGTTCACCGCCGCGCAGGCGTCGACCGGCACGGTGCGGATCCCGGGCTCGACGATGGCGGACATCGAGCGTCACGCGATCCTCTCCACGCTCGAGGCGGTCCAGGGCTCGACCGCGCGCGCGGCCGAGGTCCTCGACATCAGCATCCGCACGATCCAGTACCGCCTCAGCGAGTACGGCGTCTCGGCGCGCGAGCTTCGCAAGTAA